A DNA window from Paralichthys olivaceus isolate ysfri-2021 chromosome 3, ASM2471397v2, whole genome shotgun sequence contains the following coding sequences:
- the LOC109625517 gene encoding protein shisa-like-2B, whose translation MGADADVRATARNALRASDMGSKCESYYSKERVFVEGFTCPRADNDSTALYCCGFSDLKYCCDDPNSFFPYEYGYMWWLSLGALVGLSVAALVLLAFIITLCVLCYLFITTKPRGLDNGLPLRAPGSSSSPQGPGPSHSSAPPGPQGFRKHFLRGKLDCDNQPPDPDRLFQRCFMATVTSINVESPA comes from the exons atgGGAGCGGACGCTGATGTGCGCGCCACCGCGCGTAATGCGCTCCGTGCGTCGGACATGGGCTCGAAGTGTGAAAGTTACTACAGCAAGGAGAGGGTGTTCGTGGAGGGATTCACGTGTCCGAGAGCGGACAATGACTCCACGGCTCTCTACTGCTGCGGCTTCAGTGACTTGAAGTACTGTTGTGACGACCCCAACAGCTTCTTCCCATACGAGTATGGATACATGTGGTGGTTGAG TCTGGGAGCTCTGGTGGGTCTCTCTGTAGCAGCGTTGGTTCTTCTAGCCTTCATCATCACCCTGTGTGTACTCTGCTATCTGTTCATCACCACCAAACCCAGAGGACTGGATAATGGGCTGCCCCTTCGAGCACCAG gtTCATCATCAAGTCCACAAGGACCAGGACCGAGTCATAGCAGCGCACCTCCTGGACCTCAAGGCTTCAGGAAACACTTCCTGAGGGGCAAGCTGGACTGTGACAACCAGCCGCCAGACCCAGACCGCCTTTTCCAGCGTTGTTTCATGGCTACTGTGACATCCATCAACGTCGAGAGTCCTGCATAG